In Kangiella koreensis DSM 16069, the DNA window GCCGATGGGCCAACGGTAAGCCAATTGAGGTTGGTGACTATTTAGTGACCGTCGCGATGCACGTGAATACCAAAGAGTTAGTCAGCTGGACTCTGCAAAGTGTCTGGTGGTCGGATGCGCCTAACGTAGGAATTTACTCTGCCCATCGTCCAGACTTGCCACAGGCGCAAGGTCCATGGGATCACTATTTATTAACGGATGCCTATGCGGTTCCTGCCAATCCTGACGGTAAATTGGATATTGCAGTAAATCCTTATATTGAAGGTGTTATTCATCCGATTGCAACTAACTGTCGTAACTGCCATGTTCGAGCAGGTTGGCCGACCGGTAAGGTTGCTGGTACTGCTAGCTATCAGAATCCAGACTGTCCTGGATTATTAGATGATCTAACTCCGAGCAGTGAATGTTTACAAGGTCTCACGCTGACTGATTACTTGTGGATTATTCCTGATCGTGCGGTTAAGGATTAAGTAAACCTAAACTTATACCGAAACCTATACCGAGAACAGGAAAGCTGGATTTATTCCAGCTTTTTAATGCTCACTCCGAAGGGGTTAACCAACATTTCGTTATTTTTTAGAGCTGACTAAACCATTCCAATCATCTGCGCATCTAACTCTTATTAACTATTATTTTTTGAGCGTACTAATGAGTAGGTTTGTTTATATATTTGGGGTGTTTTTCTTAGTTTTATTTGGCTGCGCTAGCCACCAGTCAGTTGGCGGCAATAATCAAATAAAGGAAAACCATGCCGATTCTAATGTTGTTCAAGTGATGGTTATTGGTAGCGAACACTTTGCTAGCCCTGGGTTGGATGTTATCAATATTGAGCCGATTGATGTCCTGACTCCGCAAAGACAGCAAGAGTTGCAAGCTATCGCTGAGTCATTGAGGCAGTTTGAACCGACAGTTGTTGCTGTTGAGCGAGTAACTAAAGCTCCTTATTATATTGATAATGGTTTTGTGGCATTCAAGGAATCTGATTTATTGAGCAAGCGCAATGAAACCATTCAGCTTGGTTATCGACTTGCAAAACTTGCTGGCTTGAAACAGGTTCATGGCATTGATGAGCAACCTTCAGAGGGTGAGCCTGATTATTTCCCGATGCAGAAGCTGATAGAGCAAATCAATAGGCAAAGTCGCATGGCGGAATTTCAAAGTATGATTGGTGATGTTACCGAGCGTTTAAATAGTTTCACTAAGGATAATTTACATCGTGATTTGGCTGAGTATTTGGCGCTGGCAAACACACCAGGCAGCCCTTTGATTGATGATGATATGTATTTTGATCTGATGAAATTTGACCAAGGCGAATCGCAACCTGGCGCAGAGTTGTTTGCTTTGTACATGATGCGTAATACTAAAATTATTTCAAAGCTGATTAATGTTACCAAGCCCGGCGACCGAGTGGTTATCATTTATGGAGCAGGTCATAAGCCTTGGTTTGAATATATTCTTAATGGACTAACAGATTATGAACTGGTTGATCCGGTTCCTTATTTGGAGAAAGCTTCTCAATCAATCAAACAATAGTTTTACCGCTTGCGGTGCAATTTTTGTAGATTAATCAACGTACAAGGTGGGCAAGGTCAAGAGCCTGCTTTGCTTCATAATTTTTGTTGTTATGATGTAAGAAAAACCGACAATTGTTAATGCCTGGCAAATTTGCTATAACGCTAAACCTGTTACAGGGAGTTATTATTTAGACATTATTCGTCTTTTCTATTTTTCTTCTCTCTCTTGGCTTGCCTAAACAACCTATCAAAAAATAAATAGTTATATAAAACTGTGCAATAGATAAACTCCTTGTGAAATGCCGTGAGCAGTTCTATTTTTAGAATGTAAGAACCAAGTTCTTACAAGGAGGTTAAAATGGATTTTTATCAAGTCTTTAAGAGGGTCTTTAAGCTTTTTATTTTAATTATCTTTAGCGTTAATTGTTACGCTGAAACAACTTTCTCCAAACCTGTCCTCGATGTCGTCGACCTTAATCCTGACGAGAATATCTTTGAAGCTGAACTATCCATTGGTGAGCAGGACGTTACGTTAGACTCACAAACGGTTCATACCATAATTTATAAAGATGACAACCGAGTAGGCGGCTATCCCGCGATTGAACCTGATGGTATTCCAGTACCGCAGATTGTCGTCACTGCCGGTGATACTGTGATTGTTAAGTTTACCAATACACTGCCAAGTGATTGCGCAGCTGTTGCCTGTAATTCAAGTATTCATTGGCATGGTATCGAGTTAGATAATGATAGCGATGGAACTGGAGTCACTCAGAATCGATTAACTGAGAATCAAGAGTATATTTATCGCTTTATTGCACCTCGGCCAGGAGTCTTTTGGTTTCATCCGCATATGATGCCTGGACCACAAACTTTTGCTGGCGCTTATGGCGCTTTGATTGTTAAAGATCCAAATGAACCCATGTTGCAGGCTAGTGGCGTTATCCCTTCGGAAGACAATACCCATACTTTGGTGTTAAGTGACATTGAATTCGATGCTGACGGTGATGTTGGTCTGCTCGATGGTGCGGAAGCTGTGCCTTGGACAACTTTAGCTGAAGAGTGTGGTAATACTGGTGCTGGATGCACAGGCGTTGCTAATGGTGTTTTGCCATTGGTTAATGGTCAGGAGGGGGGCGTTGAAACTCCGGTAATTACCGCAAAAGCAGGCTCAGGTGTTCGTTTGCGACTGATAAACACGTCGACCAATCGATACTTTAGGCTGGCGGTTACCAACAATGGTAGTGACAACAATATCTATCGTATCGGTGGCGAAGGCGGGTTTTTAGAGACGGTTCGACTTGAAGGTGGAACGCTTGGTTCTTGGGATACCAAGATCAACAAGGGTGAGGTTTTGATCAGTGCTTCGCAAAGAGCAGATGTGGTTGTCGTGCCACAGGGTAATGATGGCGATATTATCACTGTCAATGATGTCGCTTTTTCACGCGGCGGCCCACCACTGAATCACATATCACACGGTCCTCTTTTCTATATAAAAATTGATAACTCTTTATCCGATCCCGGTTATACCATTGCTGAAGATGATGAGATTCTTGGCAGTGATGGAATTGAAAACTTAAAAGATGAAGTTATTACAGATGTCTACTCAGACCCAACTGTAGTATTTGATAGTAATCCTGGAGCTGGCAAAGGATCCGATGATCCTATCATTCGTCTTGTGGGTATTTCGGCAGGGAAAATTGGTATCGATGATGTGATTGGACATTTTGAAACCAGTGGGCCTGACTATACTCAAGTGCCTTATCAAGACGCTACGCGTTATGCCAAAACGGGTGACACCATAGAGTTTACGATTTCCAATTTCACGCAACAACACCATCCATTCCATCATCATGGTTTTTCATTCCAGCCTGTTCGAGTAATTGACAATGGGGCAGATATGGATGACCTCGGTGATGATTCAGTTTTATATGAATTTGATTATGAAGAGTTTGTTGACGTTATTGATGTGTACATGGGACAAAGTGTCGTGTTACGGATGCGTCTGGAAGACAGGCCTCGTATTACTGATACGCGACAAGAGCTTGATGCTCCCGCACCAAACCAATACTTCGGTAGTGGCGGGGCAGCAGGGCGCTGGGTGTTCCATTGTCATTTATTCCTTCATGCAACTATCGGCATGATTTCAGAATTGGTGGTTTTAGATACTGATCGAGATGGTGATGGAGTTACTACTGAGTTTGATTGTGATGATTTTGATCCCAGTATCACTTTTTGTAATACGCCACCCACTGCCAATGCGGGTGTTGATCAAGTCGCTGAATGCTCTGCATTCGATGGATCATCCGTTATCTTAAATGGTAGTGCTTCTACCGATCCAGAAGGCGATACTTTGAGTTATTTCTGGACCGCTCCTGGAATCGTATTCGATGATCCTACTAGCGTTACCCCTAGCGCTGATTTCCCACTTGGCGATACCGTTGTGACATTAACGGTTTCGGATGGCGAGTTTTCAGATGCTGATGAAGTAACGGTTACTGTCGAAGACACAACTGACCCGAGCATTGTTGTCACTTTGGATAAAGAAACGTTATGGGCTCCTAACCATAAGTTGATTGATATCGAAACTACAGTTGAGGTCACCGATGTCTGTGATGCTAACCCTAGTTTTGAATTAACATCAATTACCAGCAATGAACCTGACGATGGAACTGGTGACGGTAGTTTTGAAGATGATATTGCCGGTGCTGATTATGGACTTGCTGATCTGATGTTCCAGCTAAGAGCTGAACGTGATGGTAGTGAAGACGGTAGGATTTATACTATTATCTATACAGCAACCGATGGCTCTGGAAATTCAGACACATCAGAGTCTTATGTTGTAGTTCCGCATAATTAAACGGCTAACCTACAAGCTAAATATTATCGTTTTAGCTTGTAGGTTTTTTTAGGTCGCTGCATTATTCCAGCTTTTCTTTCATCCAATCTTTAAGTTCATACCACCAGTAACTCGTCTGGGCAGCCATAGGTCCAAAAGGTCCTCCATTCCAGGGTAGGCCCCAAGGCTGAAAGTTCTTATAGGTTTCATTCTGTTTGGTGATGGCCGCAGCGAGGATTTCGCCTGCCGTAGTAGTTGGTGCAACGCCATGTCCACCAAAGCCGATACCAAACCAGACGCCAGGTGCCAGCTCGCCAATTTGCGCCATCTGATGGCGCGCATAGCCCATCCAACCCTGCCAATTGTAATCGACCTTAACGTCTTTTAGATCGGGGAATACTTTGGCCAGGTCGCGACGCAAAATATGATCCAAGTCTTTAGGTTTGCTGGTATTAGCGTTGATGCGCCCACCCCACAACAGACGGGTGTCTTTGAGCGGGCGATAATAATCAAAGGCGAAGCGGGTGTCGTAAACGGCTGCTTGGGTATTGATGTAGTTCTGTAATTCATCGCCCAGTGGTTCTGTGGTCATGACATAAGTGGCAATTGGGAGAATCGAACGCGCAACCGGTTTGCACAAGTCGCCAATATAGCCGCCGCCTGATAAAACAACATTCTTGGCTTTGACATTCCCATTAACCGTTTTAACAACCTTGGTAGCACTTTGGTAATCGATATCAAGTACCGGGCAGTCTTCGAATACCTGGCCGCCTTGGGATTGAATTTGTTTGGCTATGCCGCGTGCATAATTAAGTGGATGGAAGTGCATGGCATTTGGTTCAAACAGTGCGCCATGGTAACGGTCAGTTTTAAGCTGTTCGCGCAGTACTTCAGGTTCAATGTACTGCCAGTCAACATCCATCTTATCGCGCATGAAAGCTTGTTCATCCAGTAACAATGACTGGTCTTTAAACCAGTTCGCCCATAACACACCTTCATCAACCAGATCACAATCAATATTGTATTTTTTAACCCGCTCACGGATCAGGTTCACGCCATCCAGCGTTAATTGATAAAGCTC includes these proteins:
- a CDS encoding DUF5694 domain-containing protein, which encodes MSRFVYIFGVFFLVLFGCASHQSVGGNNQIKENHADSNVVQVMVIGSEHFASPGLDVINIEPIDVLTPQRQQELQAIAESLRQFEPTVVAVERVTKAPYYIDNGFVAFKESDLLSKRNETIQLGYRLAKLAGLKQVHGIDEQPSEGEPDYFPMQKLIEQINRQSRMAEFQSMIGDVTERLNSFTKDNLHRDLAEYLALANTPGSPLIDDDMYFDLMKFDQGESQPGAELFALYMMRNTKIISKLINVTKPGDRVVIIYGAGHKPWFEYILNGLTDYELVDPVPYLEKASQSIKQ
- a CDS encoding multicopper oxidase family protein, with the translated sequence MDFYQVFKRVFKLFILIIFSVNCYAETTFSKPVLDVVDLNPDENIFEAELSIGEQDVTLDSQTVHTIIYKDDNRVGGYPAIEPDGIPVPQIVVTAGDTVIVKFTNTLPSDCAAVACNSSIHWHGIELDNDSDGTGVTQNRLTENQEYIYRFIAPRPGVFWFHPHMMPGPQTFAGAYGALIVKDPNEPMLQASGVIPSEDNTHTLVLSDIEFDADGDVGLLDGAEAVPWTTLAEECGNTGAGCTGVANGVLPLVNGQEGGVETPVITAKAGSGVRLRLINTSTNRYFRLAVTNNGSDNNIYRIGGEGGFLETVRLEGGTLGSWDTKINKGEVLISASQRADVVVVPQGNDGDIITVNDVAFSRGGPPLNHISHGPLFYIKIDNSLSDPGYTIAEDDEILGSDGIENLKDEVITDVYSDPTVVFDSNPGAGKGSDDPIIRLVGISAGKIGIDDVIGHFETSGPDYTQVPYQDATRYAKTGDTIEFTISNFTQQHHPFHHHGFSFQPVRVIDNGADMDDLGDDSVLYEFDYEEFVDVIDVYMGQSVVLRMRLEDRPRITDTRQELDAPAPNQYFGSGGAAGRWVFHCHLFLHATIGMISELVVLDTDRDGDGVTTEFDCDDFDPSITFCNTPPTANAGVDQVAECSAFDGSSVILNGSASTDPEGDTLSYFWTAPGIVFDDPTSVTPSADFPLGDTVVTLTVSDGEFSDADEVTVTVEDTTDPSIVVTLDKETLWAPNHKLIDIETTVEVTDVCDANPSFELTSITSNEPDDGTGDGSFEDDIAGADYGLADLMFQLRAERDGSEDGRIYTIIYTATDGSGNSDTSESYVVVPHN
- a CDS encoding NAD(P)/FAD-dependent oxidoreductase is translated as MANYPNSYYAATLNSKLETNPLPQNLEVETCIIGGGYAGLMTALSLIERGHTNIAVIEKHKVGWGCSGRNGGFVFGGYSLGPKQLIKQVGEAKAKELYQLTLDGVNLIRERVKKYNIDCDLVDEGVLWANWFKDQSLLLDEQAFMRDKMDVDWQYIEPEVLREQLKTDRYHGALFEPNAMHFHPLNYARGIAKQIQSQGGQVFEDCPVLDIDYQSATKVVKTVNGNVKAKNVVLSGGGYIGDLCKPVARSILPIATYVMTTEPLGDELQNYINTQAAVYDTRFAFDYYRPLKDTRLLWGGRINANTSKPKDLDHILRRDLAKVFPDLKDVKVDYNWQGWMGYARHQMAQIGELAPGVWFGIGFGGHGVAPTTTAGEILAAAITKQNETYKNFQPWGLPWNGGPFGPMAAQTSYWWYELKDWMKEKLE